A genomic segment from Neisseria perflava encodes:
- the lepB gene encoding signal peptidase I, which translates to MSINLTLGAIVVLLAGLVLNFKSSKERQENGEWSSGLQWSYLLCMVGVFGILSEFMSFTAVLLVFVVFTGIVWAIHKGHLKKSETGEDNAHFTDYMGGFFPIILVIFVLRSFIAEPFQIPSSSMRPGLVKGDFILVNKFSYGIRLPILNKVIIPVGNIARGDVVVFNYPLQPEMNYIKRIVGIPGDVVEYRDKVLTVNGEIISEKPNGNYQYADDTDPSMIHTLERFQTALNGKNFDVVKEAGQPSVSIAVLNKYTSEVMPESNYSLETSGLENCEYAEDGNGFICKVPEGRYFAMGDNRDNSADSRYWGFVDDKLIVGKAFFVWMNFGELSRIGTSIQ; encoded by the coding sequence ATGAGTATAAATCTGACTTTAGGCGCAATCGTTGTGCTGCTGGCCGGTTTGGTTCTTAACTTCAAAAGCAGCAAAGAGCGTCAGGAAAACGGCGAATGGAGCTCCGGCCTGCAATGGAGTTACCTCCTGTGCATGGTTGGTGTATTCGGCATTTTGTCTGAATTTATGAGCTTTACCGCCGTATTGCTGGTGTTTGTCGTGTTTACCGGTATTGTTTGGGCAATCCATAAAGGCCATCTGAAAAAAAGCGAGACCGGCGAAGACAATGCGCATTTTACCGACTACATGGGCGGCTTTTTTCCCATCATCTTGGTTATCTTTGTGTTGCGCAGCTTTATTGCCGAGCCGTTCCAAATTCCGTCCAGCTCCATGCGTCCGGGCTTGGTCAAAGGCGATTTTATCTTGGTGAACAAATTCTCTTACGGTATCCGCCTGCCGATTTTGAATAAGGTCATTATCCCTGTCGGCAACATTGCACGAGGCGATGTTGTGGTGTTCAATTACCCACTTCAGCCAGAGATGAATTACATCAAACGTATCGTCGGTATTCCGGGCGACGTTGTGGAATACCGTGATAAGGTTTTGACTGTTAACGGAGAAATTATTTCCGAAAAACCAAACGGTAATTATCAATACGCAGATGATACCGATCCGTCTATGATTCATACGCTTGAGCGTTTTCAGACGGCCTTGAACGGCAAAAACTTTGATGTGGTCAAGGAGGCCGGTCAGCCTTCCGTATCTATTGCTGTATTGAACAAATATACTTCCGAAGTGATGCCTGAAAGCAATTACTCGCTTGAAACAAGCGGTTTGGAAAATTGCGAATACGCAGAAGACGGCAATGGCTTTATCTGTAAAGTCCCAGAAGGCCGTTATTTCGCAATGGGCGACAACCGCGACAACAGCGCCGATTCCCGTTACTGGGGATTTGTCGATGATAAACTGATTGTCGGTAAAGCCTTCTTTGTTTGGATGAACTTTGGCGAACTCAGCCGTATCGGTACCAGTATCCAATAA
- a CDS encoding gamma carbonic anhydrase family protein: MANPIRAFLDYVPSVDESCFIDETSVVIGEVSLAEDVSVWPYAVLRGDVNSISIGKRSNVQDGSVLHVSHKNAAKPDGSPLIIGDDVTIGHKVMLHGCRIGNRVLVGMGSIILDDTVVEDDVMIGAGSLVPPRKRLESGFLYVGSPVKQVRPLTDEEKEFLTYSSAHYVRLSGQHKISK; encoded by the coding sequence ATGGCAAACCCTATTCGTGCGTTTCTGGATTATGTGCCGTCGGTTGATGAGTCTTGTTTTATAGATGAGACTTCGGTTGTGATTGGCGAAGTGTCGCTGGCGGAAGATGTATCCGTTTGGCCTTATGCCGTATTGCGTGGCGATGTGAACAGCATTTCTATCGGCAAGCGCAGCAATGTGCAGGACGGCAGCGTTTTGCATGTGTCGCATAAGAATGCGGCGAAGCCTGACGGTTCACCTTTGATTATCGGCGATGATGTGACGATTGGGCATAAGGTCATGCTGCATGGCTGCCGAATTGGGAATCGTGTGTTGGTGGGCATGGGCTCGATTATTTTGGATGATACGGTTGTCGAAGATGATGTGATGATAGGCGCGGGCAGTTTGGTGCCTCCGCGCAAACGTTTGGAAAGCGGTTTTTTATACGTTGGCTCGCCTGTGAAACAAGTGCGTCCGCTGACGGATGAGGAAAAGGAATTTTTGACGTATTCGTCCGCGCATTATGTCCGCCTGTCCGGCCAGCATAAAATTTCAAAATAA
- a CDS encoding amino acid ABC transporter ATP-binding protein codes for MIKFKNVHKHFKDLHVINGVNLEVKQGEVVVVCGPSGSGKSTLIRTVNQLERIESGEIWVDGINVADPKTDLNEVREEVGFVFQGFNLYPHLTVLENIILSPMKVKNQSREEAEKKAMELLERVGLAHKKDALPGQLSGGQQQRVAIARGLAMEPRVMLFDEPTSALDPEMVGEVLKVMKDLAESGMTMMCVTHEMGFAREVADRVIFVDKGQILEDETPEEFFTNPKHERAKQFLQQVMTH; via the coding sequence ATGATTAAATTCAAAAATGTACACAAACATTTTAAAGATTTGCACGTTATCAACGGCGTGAATCTGGAAGTTAAACAAGGCGAAGTGGTCGTTGTATGCGGCCCTTCAGGCAGTGGCAAATCTACGCTGATTCGTACGGTAAACCAACTCGAGCGCATTGAAAGCGGCGAGATTTGGGTGGACGGCATCAATGTTGCCGATCCGAAAACCGATTTGAACGAGGTGCGTGAAGAAGTGGGCTTTGTGTTCCAAGGCTTCAATCTGTATCCGCATTTGACTGTCTTGGAGAACATTATTCTTTCTCCGATGAAAGTAAAAAACCAAAGCCGTGAAGAGGCGGAAAAGAAAGCAATGGAGCTTTTGGAACGCGTCGGCTTGGCGCATAAAAAAGACGCGCTGCCCGGCCAGCTTTCCGGCGGTCAGCAGCAGCGTGTGGCGATTGCACGCGGTTTGGCGATGGAGCCGCGCGTGATGTTGTTTGACGAGCCGACTTCTGCGCTTGACCCTGAAATGGTCGGCGAAGTATTAAAAGTGATGAAAGACTTGGCGGAAAGCGGTATGACCATGATGTGCGTAACCCATGAAATGGGTTTTGCGCGCGAAGTCGCCGACCGTGTGATTTTTGTCGATAAAGGCCAGATTCTGGAAGATGAAACGCCGGAAGAGTTTTTTACCAATCCGAAACACGAGCGTGCCAAACAATTCCTGCAACAGGTGATGACACATTAA
- the rsmA gene encoding 16S rRNA (adenine(1518)-N(6)/adenine(1519)-N(6))-dimethyltransferase RsmA, whose amino-acid sequence MKEHKARKRFGQNFLQDTRIISDIVNAVRPQPDDIVIEIGPGLAAITEPLAKKLNCLHVCEIDRDIVRRLKTLLFADKLVIHEGDVLQFDFNSIEGKKKIVGNLPYNISTPLLFRLSEVADDVIDMHFMLQKEVVERMVAQPKTNDYGRLGVMLQYFFDMEMLIEVPPESFDPAPKVDSAVVRMIPVKHRIGKAEDFEHFAKLVKLAFHQRRKTIRNNLKELAGDDDLQAVGINPQDRAEHIAAEKYVELSNYLVQKAV is encoded by the coding sequence ATGAAAGAACATAAGGCCCGGAAACGCTTCGGGCAGAATTTTTTGCAGGATACACGGATTATTAGCGATATTGTCAACGCGGTCAGACCGCAGCCCGATGATATCGTGATTGAAATCGGCCCGGGCTTGGCCGCCATTACCGAGCCTTTGGCGAAAAAACTCAACTGCCTGCATGTTTGCGAAATCGACCGCGACATCGTACGCCGTCTGAAAACCTTGCTGTTTGCAGATAAATTGGTGATACACGAAGGCGATGTATTGCAGTTTGATTTCAACAGCATTGAAGGCAAGAAAAAAATTGTCGGCAACCTGCCATACAATATTTCCACGCCGCTTTTGTTCCGATTGAGCGAAGTGGCAGACGATGTGATCGATATGCACTTTATGCTGCAAAAAGAAGTGGTCGAACGCATGGTGGCGCAGCCGAAAACCAATGACTATGGCCGTCTGGGCGTGATGCTGCAATATTTCTTCGATATGGAAATGTTGATTGAAGTACCGCCCGAGTCCTTTGATCCTGCGCCGAAGGTTGACTCGGCCGTCGTGCGCATGATTCCGGTGAAACACCGCATCGGTAAAGCGGAAGATTTTGAACATTTTGCCAAACTGGTGAAACTGGCTTTCCATCAACGCCGCAAAACCATACGCAATAATTTGAAGGAACTTGCCGGCGATGATGATTTGCAGGCAGTCGGCATCAATCCGCAAGACAGGGCAGAACACATTGCCGCCGAGAAATATGTGGAATTGAGCAATTATCTGGTTCAAAAGGCCGTCTGA
- a CDS encoding DMT family transporter — METRSGNYAASLLVVGCVVFGLGSLIVKFVDVGSYAIAFWRLLIAAPIFFLLGRFFRQKMPTKRKTVGYAILSGVFLAFDLALWHESIHAVGPGISTLLNSLQIFFLAAIGFFFYSERLSTLQILSLILATIGVALIGSPEFGHNDNAAWGFVSGVVSGAMLTLSMVFVRKTHEQEKVGLFPLMMILSFGGAMALVIPSLLFDAAHLYPKTLNDVILVSIYGIVMQCFAWALIAYAIPLLSLSLTGLLLLSEPVAAMLIDYFWLNKPINAVQWCGATLTLLAIYLGSLKDKK, encoded by the coding sequence ATGGAGACACGTTCGGGAAATTATGCAGCATCCCTATTGGTCGTCGGCTGCGTCGTCTTCGGCTTGGGCAGTTTGATCGTCAAATTTGTCGATGTCGGCTCTTACGCCATCGCATTCTGGCGTTTGCTGATTGCCGCCCCCATATTCTTCCTGCTCGGGCGTTTTTTCAGACAAAAAATGCCCACGAAAAGAAAAACGGTTGGCTACGCAATCTTATCCGGCGTTTTCCTCGCATTCGACCTCGCCCTTTGGCACGAAAGCATTCACGCCGTAGGCCCCGGCATTTCCACCTTGCTCAACAGCCTGCAGATTTTCTTTTTAGCCGCCATCGGCTTCTTCTTTTATTCGGAACGCCTAAGTACCTTACAAATTTTAAGTTTGATATTGGCCACCATAGGCGTAGCCTTGATCGGCAGCCCGGAGTTCGGTCATAACGACAATGCCGCATGGGGATTTGTCAGCGGCGTAGTATCCGGTGCCATGCTGACCCTGTCTATGGTTTTCGTACGCAAAACCCATGAGCAGGAAAAAGTCGGTTTGTTTCCGCTCATGATGATTTTAAGCTTCGGCGGTGCAATGGCGCTGGTCATCCCATCTCTACTATTCGATGCCGCCCATCTCTACCCCAAAACTTTAAACGATGTGATTCTAGTCTCCATCTACGGCATCGTTATGCAATGCTTCGCTTGGGCATTGATTGCTTACGCCATCCCGCTTTTATCCTTATCGCTGACCGGCCTCTTGCTTCTCTCCGAACCAGTCGCCGCCATGTTAATCGATTATTTCTGGCTGAATAAACCGATTAACGCCGTCCAATGGTGTGGCGCCACTTTGACTTTATTGGCAATTTATTTGGGTTCGTTAAAAGACAAAAAATAG
- a CDS encoding Maf family protein, which translates to MNAIYLASGSPRRREILENLGFTVRRLPVDIDETPKEGEAAVEYVRRMACEKNQAAVAQWFAAHNQEPEFAVLTADTTVADGAVILGKPESEADAVDMLERLSGRTHQVLTAVCVYWQGVCHDVVQTSEVRFKTLTAEEIAAYVASGEPMDKAGAYGIQGLGGVFVEHLQGSFTGVMGLPVYETAQLLKSLGLEAPPFA; encoded by the coding sequence ATGAACGCAATTTATCTGGCTTCGGGCAGTCCGCGCCGTCGTGAGATTTTGGAGAATTTGGGTTTCACGGTACGCCGCCTTCCTGTGGATATTGATGAAACCCCTAAAGAAGGCGAAGCAGCAGTAGAGTATGTGCGCCGTATGGCCTGTGAGAAAAATCAGGCGGCGGTGGCGCAATGGTTTGCTGCTCATAATCAAGAACCTGAGTTTGCTGTATTGACGGCGGATACGACGGTGGCGGATGGTGCGGTTATTTTAGGTAAACCGGAATCCGAGGCGGATGCGGTCGATATGCTGGAACGTTTATCCGGACGGACGCATCAAGTGTTGACGGCTGTGTGCGTTTATTGGCAAGGCGTATGCCATGATGTGGTGCAGACGAGCGAAGTGCGCTTTAAAACGTTGACGGCTGAGGAGATTGCAGCCTATGTTGCCAGCGGCGAGCCGATGGATAAAGCCGGTGCGTATGGGATTCAGGGCTTGGGCGGCGTATTTGTCGAGCATTTGCAGGGCAGTTTTACGGGCGTGATGGGTTTGCCGGTTTATGAGACTGCTCAGCTACTGAAATCTTTGGGTTTGGAAGCGCCGCCGTTTGCTTAA
- the folC gene encoding bifunctional tetrahydrofolate synthase/dihydrofolate synthase, giving the protein MKTLQDWLSHLETAHSSGLIDMGLERVGEVKKRMNLVPQCPVVVVAGTNGKGSVCAYLSHIYKEAGFKVGTLTSPHLLRYNERIAINTQPVSDELIVSSFERIEAARGEISLTYFEFNALAAIDIFMHENVDVMILEVGLGGRLDAVNVFDGDCSVVTSVDLDHQAFLGDTVEQVGFEKAGVFRSGKPAVCGQNPAPESLVKHAEEIGAKLLMVQRDFDFASMESVQWNYRFHPQSSDGQSRNRNSLPFPALRGAYQLSNAACALTVLECLNEQLPVDIGAIKRGLLLVENPGRFQVLPGRPLVVLDVGHNPHAARALRRSLINLAFAQKRTAVFSMLSDKDIDGVLEIVKDQFDEWNIAPLDVPRGMTVEALQDKLAEHGIDNVNVFETVAAAYRAALAKATENDRIVVFGSFHTVADVMAVLKEH; this is encoded by the coding sequence ATGAAAACATTACAAGACTGGCTTTCTCATTTGGAGACTGCCCATAGTTCCGGCCTTATCGATATGGGCTTGGAACGTGTGGGAGAAGTGAAAAAACGCATGAATTTGGTGCCGCAATGTCCTGTCGTCGTGGTGGCGGGTACCAATGGTAAGGGTTCCGTATGTGCCTATTTGTCGCATATTTATAAAGAAGCCGGTTTTAAAGTCGGTACGCTGACCAGTCCTCATCTTCTGCGTTACAACGAACGAATCGCCATCAACACTCAACCGGTTTCAGATGAATTGATTGTTTCCTCATTTGAGCGTATCGAAGCGGCGCGCGGCGAAATTTCGCTGACGTATTTTGAGTTTAATGCTTTGGCGGCCATCGATATTTTCATGCATGAAAATGTGGACGTAATGATTTTAGAAGTCGGTTTGGGTGGACGATTAGATGCTGTGAATGTATTTGACGGCGACTGCTCGGTCGTTACCAGCGTGGATTTGGACCATCAGGCATTTTTGGGCGATACTGTCGAGCAGGTCGGTTTTGAAAAAGCCGGAGTGTTCCGTAGCGGTAAACCAGCCGTGTGCGGTCAGAATCCTGCACCTGAATCATTGGTTAAACACGCAGAAGAAATTGGCGCAAAACTGTTGATGGTTCAGCGAGATTTTGATTTTGCGTCAATGGAAAGCGTACAGTGGAATTACCGCTTCCATCCGCAATCTTCAGACGGCCAAAGCCGTAACCGCAATTCCTTGCCGTTTCCTGCTTTACGCGGTGCCTATCAGTTGTCTAATGCCGCGTGTGCATTGACGGTGTTGGAGTGTTTGAACGAACAATTGCCGGTTGATATCGGCGCAATTAAACGTGGTTTGCTGTTGGTGGAGAATCCTGGACGTTTCCAAGTTTTGCCCGGCCGTCCGCTGGTGGTTTTGGATGTCGGCCACAATCCGCACGCTGCCCGTGCTTTGCGCCGCAGCCTGATTAACCTTGCCTTTGCCCAAAAACGTACCGCCGTATTCAGTATGTTGTCCGATAAAGATATTGATGGCGTGCTGGAAATCGTTAAAGACCAGTTTGACGAGTGGAATATCGCGCCTTTAGATGTGCCGCGTGGCATGACGGTAGAGGCTTTGCAGGATAAACTGGCTGAACACGGCATCGACAATGTAAATGTTTTTGAAACTGTCGCTGCGGCCTATCGCGCTGCTTTGGCTAAAGCAACCGAAAATGATAGAATCGTTGTTTTCGGCTCATTCCATACTGTTGCCGATGTAATGGCTGTTTTGAAAGAACACTAA
- the lepA gene encoding translation elongation factor 4, producing the protein MKNIRNFSIIAHIDHGKSTLADRFIQYCGGLDLREMSTQVLDSMDIEKERGITIKAQTAALNYKARDGQVYQLNLIDTPGHVDFSYEVSRSLSACEGALLVVDASQGVEAQTVANCYTAIDLGVEVVPVLNKIDLPAADPERVEQEIEDIIGIDAVGAVQCSAKSGIGVEDVLEEIVAKIPAPTGDENAPLQAVIVDSWFDNYVGVVMLIRVKNGTIKLKDKVRFMSTKAETQVEQLGVFTPKSVQKQELKAGEVGFLITGVKELGQAKVGDTVTLVANPASEPLPGFQEVQSQVFAGLYPVESHDYEALRDALEKLQLNDASLKFEPEVSQALGFGFRCGFLGLLHLEIVQERLEREFDMDLITTAPTVVYEVVLKSGEKIEVENPSKLPDIGSIETILEPIITATILVPQEYVGNVMTLCNQKRGVQVNMQYMGRQVMLTYDLPMNEVVMDFFDKLKSTSRGYASLDYHFKEFQPSDLIKLDIMVNGEKVDALSLIVHRQSAVHRGRELASKMRELIPRQMFDIAVQAAIGSQIIARENVKALRKNVLAKCYGGDITRKKKLLEKQKAGKRRMKQVGNVEIPQSAFLAILQVSDK; encoded by the coding sequence ATGAAAAACATACGGAATTTCTCCATTATTGCCCACATCGACCACGGTAAATCGACGCTTGCCGACCGTTTTATCCAATACTGCGGCGGTTTGGATTTGCGCGAAATGAGTACGCAGGTGCTCGACTCCATGGACATCGAAAAAGAGCGCGGCATTACCATCAAAGCGCAAACCGCCGCGCTCAACTATAAAGCACGCGACGGGCAGGTGTATCAGCTTAACCTAATTGATACGCCGGGACACGTCGACTTTTCTTACGAAGTATCCCGTTCGCTCTCTGCCTGCGAAGGCGCGCTTTTGGTCGTTGACGCGTCACAAGGCGTGGAAGCGCAAACCGTGGCGAACTGCTATACCGCGATTGATTTGGGCGTGGAAGTCGTGCCTGTTTTGAACAAAATCGACCTGCCTGCCGCCGACCCCGAGCGCGTGGAACAGGAAATCGAAGACATCATCGGCATTGATGCCGTTGGCGCGGTACAGTGTTCTGCCAAAAGCGGCATTGGTGTGGAAGATGTTTTGGAAGAAATCGTTGCCAAAATCCCTGCGCCGACCGGTGATGAAAATGCGCCGTTGCAAGCGGTTATTGTTGATTCATGGTTTGACAACTACGTTGGCGTGGTCATGCTGATTCGTGTGAAAAACGGCACCATCAAGCTGAAAGACAAAGTACGCTTTATGAGCACCAAGGCGGAAACTCAGGTCGAGCAGTTGGGCGTATTCACACCGAAATCGGTTCAAAAACAAGAACTCAAAGCCGGCGAAGTGGGTTTTCTGATTACCGGCGTAAAAGAATTGGGACAGGCGAAAGTCGGCGATACGGTGACTTTGGTTGCCAACCCTGCCTCTGAGCCGTTGCCCGGCTTCCAAGAAGTACAAAGCCAAGTATTTGCCGGTCTCTATCCTGTGGAAAGCCACGACTACGAAGCCTTGCGCGACGCTTTGGAAAAATTGCAACTGAACGATGCTTCACTGAAATTCGAACCTGAAGTTTCTCAGGCATTGGGCTTCGGCTTCCGTTGCGGCTTCTTAGGCCTGCTACACTTGGAAATCGTACAGGAACGTTTGGAACGCGAGTTCGACATGGACTTGATTACCACTGCGCCGACGGTGGTTTACGAAGTCGTTTTGAAGAGCGGCGAAAAAATCGAAGTCGAAAACCCATCTAAACTGCCCGACATCGGCAGCATCGAAACCATTCTCGAGCCGATTATTACCGCGACCATTCTTGTGCCGCAGGAGTATGTCGGCAACGTCATGACTTTGTGTAACCAAAAGCGCGGCGTGCAGGTCAATATGCAGTACATGGGCCGTCAAGTCATGTTGACTTACGATTTGCCGATGAACGAAGTCGTAATGGACTTCTTCGACAAGCTTAAATCGACTTCGCGCGGCTATGCTTCGTTGGACTACCATTTCAAAGAGTTCCAGCCGTCTGATTTGATTAAGCTCGACATCATGGTCAATGGCGAAAAAGTCGATGCCCTGAGCCTGATTGTGCACCGTCAAAGCGCGGTTCACCGTGGTCGTGAGTTGGCGTCAAAAATGCGCGAGCTGATTCCGCGCCAGATGTTCGACATCGCCGTCCAAGCCGCCATCGGCAGCCAGATTATCGCCCGCGAAAACGTCAAAGCCCTGCGTAAAAACGTTTTGGCGAAATGTTACGGCGGCGATATTACGCGTAAGAAAAAACTTCTCGAAAAACAAAAAGCAGGCAAACGCCGCATGAAACAAGTGGGCAACGTGGAAATCCCGCAAAGCGCATTCTTGGCGATTCTGCAAGTGAGTGATAAATAA
- a CDS encoding protein YgfX: MRSFQTALKPSRSLKILIVFLHLSALALCLAEFYGWMMWLGLAALAGSFAYAWHSVNFQTRNAVRKIIIDRQYRATVYLNGEKEGRSAVLQDSSMLTVYALFVQWNVDGKMVKHCILPDMADRDAYRRLKVWARWCREKEDKAELAADMD; the protein is encoded by the coding sequence GTGCGAAGTTTTCAGACGGCCTTAAAGCCCTCGCGTTCTTTGAAAATTCTGATTGTCTTCTTACACCTTTCGGCTTTGGCCTTATGCCTTGCCGAGTTTTACGGCTGGATGATGTGGCTGGGTTTGGCGGCGTTGGCCGGCAGTTTTGCCTATGCTTGGCACAGCGTTAATTTTCAGACTCGAAATGCGGTCAGAAAAATCATCATTGACCGCCAATACCGTGCGACAGTTTACTTGAATGGCGAAAAAGAGGGTAGAAGCGCGGTTTTGCAAGACAGCAGTATGTTGACGGTTTACGCTTTGTTTGTGCAATGGAATGTTGATGGAAAAATGGTCAAACACTGCATCTTGCCCGATATGGCCGACCGCGATGCCTACCGCCGTCTGAAAGTATGGGCACGCTGGTGTCGGGAAAAAGAAGACAAAGCAGAACTTGCGGCAGATATGGATTAA